The genomic interval CATAATACATTATTAAGCACATTATGTCAATATATTAATGGTTTAATTATACACTACATATCCGACACGACAAAATCCAACTTTGATCCAGATTCCAATATGTTATGATAGATTTATCGGCCGCCAAGTGTCAAACTTCGGGTGCCTTTCTGGAAGCAAATCTCAATCCGGCGACTTCGATACCGGTTCAGATGCAAGGAGGCAGTCTGCCTGCTCGGTTTTGAGGGAGCGGTCCTGCGGGGGGCTTTCGGTAATGCTTTGAGAAGAATTTCCTGCCGCGGAGAGCGGTTCGCCTGCACCCATTGCAGGTCCAAATACGATTGCGTTTATTACTACGTATTTGAAACGCGGTATCCCCGTAACGGTTTCAACCCACCTAGGGCATACCCTTGCGTGCCCCATCCCTTTGTGATGCGCGCGCCCCGGGAAGAAAAAGGAACCTATGATGCGGGAGAGGCCATCGGAGGCGAGCTGGTCTTGATCGGCCGGGCCGGATATTATGTCCGACGAGTGACGGACGCCTTGGAGCTGATGGGCAAGCTCGGTCTCGGACAGGAGAGAGGTCGCTGCATTCTAGAAGAAGTCCGGCCCGTCGGACGATTCGAAATGGAACCGGCTGCGGTCCGGTCCGATGGATCCGGCCGCTGGAAGGGACTTCATGCGCTCAGGAGGGGAATGTCCGGAGAAGGGTCAGGGTCCGATGTCCGACTCAACTTTCTGACTCCGCTCCGACTCAAATACACGGGCAAGTTCGTGTCCAATGTTGAATTTCACCATATCGTCCGCAACCTGCTGCGCCGCGTCTCGGCCATGGCCCAATTCCATTGCTCTTTGGACGCCGGGAGTTTCAACTTCGGAAACTGCATCAGCCAGGCGAAGGGCGTCCGCGCCGTTCATCGAGACGTTCGGTGGAAAGACTGGCCTACGTGCTCTCGAAAGCACACCGAAAAAGTGTTCCTGGGAGGAATCACCGGAGCCGTCACATTCTCCGAAGTACCTCCCGAGTATCTGTCTCTTCTCGAAGTAGGCGAGGAACTTCATGTGGGCAAGGCGGCCAGCTTCGGATTAGGGCGCTACGAACTCGAAGTGAACCGAACCGCTTCGCCGGAGTATGGACAAACGTATCCGCGTTTCCGAGAAAGGCGCCCCGGTGCGGTGTCCATAAATGCGTTCTCCGTCGGGAGCACATTCGTCTGAGGCTTCGCTCTCATCTTCCCTTGAACCGCGCCGGTCTCCGCTCGAGAAACGCCAACGAGCCCTCGATGAAGTCTTCGGTCCGTCCCGCATCTTTCTGGAGTATGCGTTCGAGATCGAGCTGTTCCCCGTACGTATTTTCCAGACTCCGCCAATAGGCTTTGCGCAGAAGCCGATACGTCGCGGTGGGCCCTTCGGACAATCTCTTTGCCATTTTAAGGGCTTCGGGCATGAGCTGTTCGTCATCGTAGACGCGGTTGATGAGGCCCCATTGAAGGGCCGTCTCGGCCGGCAGTTTCTCCGCAAGCATGGACAGTTCCATGGCGCGCGCCCGGCCCACCAGGCGGGGAAGGAGATAGGTGGCGCCTCCGTCCGGAATCAGGCCGACGCGGCTGAAGGCCTGCAGGAAATAACAGGAGCGGGCTGCGAGGACAAGATCGCCCATGAGCGCCAGGCTCATGCCCACTCCCGCCGCGGGTCCGTTGACCGCCGTTATAATGGGCATCCCGAGATCTCTCAGCCGGAGAAATAACGGATTATACCATGTTTCAAGCGGTTCTCCGATATCACGCTCATTACCGGCCGTCATGTAATCCGTAAAGCCGGTTATGTCCGCTCCGGAGCAGAATCCGCGCCCGGCCCCGGTGAACAGCAGACAGCGAATCTCGTCCGCGCGGCTCTCGATCTGTTCCATCCCATCCGCAAGTTCCCGGAGCATCTCGAACGATACGGCATTCAGAGCTTCCGGCTTGTTGAGAGTCAGAATGGCGATGTTTCCGGCGAACTCGAGCTTAATGCAGACATATTTCATAGAAGATGCTCCAGACTCAGGGTGTTTGGACCGGTCGTTCGGAAAAGATATCATGGACCTTCAGTCCCGTGGACGGTTGCTATCAGCGAACGGCGTCCATCAAAAACCAAACGACACGATTCGCGAGGGGTCCGTCCGGGTAATGCCCCTTTTTTTGGCCATGGCCCTCATCTGTGAAGGCGTGTCCGCCGGGGGTGTGCGATGTTTCCCGCCGGGTTTGGGTATGAGCTCTCTGGCGCCTTCCGGGCAGGTGCTTACGCAGAGTCCACACCCGATACACCGAGCCGGTTCCGTCTCCGCCACGCCGTCGGCATTCATCCGTACCGCGCCCATGCCGCAGCGAGCCAGGCATGTCTCGCAGCCGGTGCACCGGTTCTGGTCCACCCTTACGACATGATTGGAGAAAACCAGGTCCGCCGGGTTGGGATGTTTGCTGGCGGCCCGGAGAAACCCGCAGCAGTCCACGCAGCAGTTGCACATGGTGAACGGCTTCATCGCCGCAGCCGGTTGAGTGATCAGGCCCGCATCATGGGCCTTCTCCAGGACATCCAGGGCCTCCTTCAAATCGATCTTTCGTCCGAGGCCGTTTTCTACATAGTATTCCCCCATGGGCCCGAACATGAAACAGACCTCCAGCGGCTTCCCACAATCCTTTCCAAAATAGGATTTCTGCTTTCTGCAAGCGCAATCCGTAAGGACGATGGTTTCTTCGTTTCGGAGTATTTCGCGGGCGTCCTCATAAGGGGCCACATGAGACATGGCGGCTATGGAACGGTGAACAGGAACGGTTCGCAGGAAAAGATCCGATCCTTCCGCCATGTTATGCTTCAACTTCTCATTGATATATCGTCCCGCAATTTTGACTATTTTTTTTACGTCCTTGTCCGAGCGGTCGATCTGGAATTCAAGCAGACCGTGGATGAACGGTATGGCGCTGTAGGCTGTTGAAGTCCCCTGCCGTGTGCGGAACAAGAGCCCTTTCCCGGCCATATCCTCGAGCCGATCCGCTACCTCTTCAATCGGCCGGCACAGCCTGCCCGCCACCGATTCGGGTGTCTCGAGTTCAGCCGTCAGTGCAGTGAACATGGCGGCCTCCTCTTCGGTGAACATCTCTTTCAGCAACTCGATTTCGATGCCGGATTCCGAGGCGGGAAAACCGATCGAGTACTGATCAAGCTGTTCCTGTAATCGTCGAAACACATTTTCTCCCATTTCCCACTCCTGTAAGAAAACAATGGGCTTGACCGGCCGTCCGGCTGTGGATTCAAGCAAAGTCAGTACTTTGGAAAGCCGCACGGAGCAAAGGTCTCCGGGTGCTTCCGAAAGGCCCTATCGCTAGACGGCCCTTTGGGAAGCTTCCCGCAAACGCGATTTTACAACCTTTCCCCCGGGGTTTCGTGGAAGTCCATCCACAAACTGTACGTATTTGGGGACCTTGTAATCCGCCAGTTCCCTTGAACAAAACTCTCGGATTTCTTTCTCCGTGGCAACTTCTTCGGGCTTCAGCACCAACGCGGCCTTCACTTGTTCGCCGTAAACCTTGTCAGGCACCCCAACAACAGCTGCTTCCAATACCTTCGGATGGGAGTAGAGGACATTTTCCACCGGCCCAGTTGTTGAAGCTATTGTTCCGCACATGCGCGTCTGTCCGGTTTCAAGCATGTCAATCCGGAAAAACCGTGGTTTACCTGTATAACACCGATGTTCGACAGCATGGCGCTGCCCGGATGAAAAGTCACCTTCTATCCTTCTCGACTCCTAAAGCGTCAAGAATAAATTCTATGAGTGATTCGGCGAATTGGCCGAAACTACGTTCTTTTCTGAAATTCCACCCCCTCAACGGCTTAGTCATTAGTAGATGTGTTATGAAATTTGCAGTCATTGTGCAGTCGTTGATTTTGAAAATGCCCTTCTCTTTTCCTTTGCGGATAAATGCCTCTAAGTACGTGACACTATTGTGTTCCAAGCTTAACACATCAATGAGGGATTCGTGCTCCAAATGCCGGCTTTCCGTATACATGGTAAGGAACTCACGTTCGTGGTCTTCTACGCATTCCAGCATGGATCGTACATAACCTTTGAGCTGCCCAACGGGATCTTCCTCATC from Deltaproteobacteria bacterium carries:
- the cas6 gene encoding CRISPR system precrRNA processing endoribonuclease RAMP protein Cas6, which produces MPHPFVMRAPREEKGTYDAGEAIGGELVLIGRAGYYVRRVTDALELMGKLGLGQERGRCILEEVRPVGRFEMEPAAVRSDGSGRWKGLHALRRGMSGEGSGSDVRLNFLTPLRLKYTGKFVSNVEFHHIVRNLLRRVSAMAQFHCSLDAGSFNFGNCISQAKGVRAVHRDVRWKDWPTCSRKHTEKVFLGGITGAVTFSEVPPEYLSLLEVGEELHVGKAASFGLGRYELEVNRTASPEYGQTYPRFRERRPGAVSINAFSVGSTFV
- a CDS encoding enoyl-CoA hydratase/isomerase — protein: MKYVCIKLEFAGNIAILTLNKPEALNAVSFEMLRELADGMEQIESRADEIRCLLFTGAGRGFCSGADITGFTDYMTAGNERDIGEPLETWYNPLFLRLRDLGMPIITAVNGPAAGVGMSLALMGDLVLAARSCYFLQAFSRVGLIPDGGATYLLPRLVGRARAMELSMLAEKLPAETALQWGLINRVYDDEQLMPEALKMAKRLSEGPTATYRLLRKAYWRSLENTYGEQLDLERILQKDAGRTEDFIEGSLAFLERRPARFKGR
- a CDS encoding 4Fe-4S binding protein; this translates as MGENVFRRLQEQLDQYSIGFPASESGIEIELLKEMFTEEEAAMFTALTAELETPESVAGRLCRPIEEVADRLEDMAGKGLLFRTRQGTSTAYSAIPFIHGLLEFQIDRSDKDVKKIVKIAGRYINEKLKHNMAEGSDLFLRTVPVHRSIAAMSHVAPYEDAREILRNEETIVLTDCACRKQKSYFGKDCGKPLEVCFMFGPMGEYYVENGLGRKIDLKEALDVLEKAHDAGLITQPAAAMKPFTMCNCCVDCCGFLRAASKHPNPADLVFSNHVVRVDQNRCTGCETCLARCGMGAVRMNADGVAETEPARCIGCGLCVSTCPEGARELIPKPGGKHRTPPADTPSQMRAMAKKRGITRTDPSRIVSFGF
- a CDS encoding TetR/AcrR family transcriptional regulator: MAPREIVSAIENQELLKKRHEQIVGAASKLFAEKGFHRTTMREISKACKIELSQLYQYISSKDDILYLYYMRIYELIGEYIRSLLYFDEEDPVGQLKGYVRSMLECVEDHEREFLTMYTESRHLEHESLIDVLSLEHNSVTYLEAFIRKGKEKGIFKINDCTMTANFITHLLMTKPLRGWNFRKERSFGQFAESLIEFILDALGVEKDRR